A single window of Gossypium hirsutum isolate 1008001.06 chromosome A10, Gossypium_hirsutum_v2.1, whole genome shotgun sequence DNA harbors:
- the LOC107895879 gene encoding uncharacterized protein has product MGVVKFDDTPSTEDTLPNHGDQGVNAIGDTDMRKIKEDVTEVRTPIKMIWEEMVNREMIISKERNRGVRDYCEFHAEEGHEIQECDEFKALVQSLMDKKELEFYEAGLDEGRICTLKGGPKNQNRPRIIISLPRNNEVEIPMVPRVIIHKPVSFPYKDNKRVPWNYNCNVTMPKNEDIASASKEVQNEGSYTHSGKRYDAEAIRVKPAKEKVFDKGKGTKILVNEPVKEEEAREFLKFLKHSEHSIVEQLRKQPARISVLALLLSSEVHRQALMMVLNETYVTNDISVNKLDRLVSNISDDNFIYFKDDEIPLGGMGSAKALHITTRCKGYTLPSVLIDNGSALNVMPLSTLMRAFDGTERKVMERIDIPLMIGPNTCEVDFLVMDIKPSYNYLLGRPWIHSAGAVPSSLHQKLKLVADGRLVTINAEEDIIATVTSDAPYVEANEEAIECSFHSLEFVNATFVSEGNEVPVPRISKTTRIGLQMTVGKGVFPGKRLGR; this is encoded by the exons ATGGGGGTCGTAAAATTTGACGACACCCCTAGTACAGAGGACACGTTGCCAAATCATGGTGATCAAGGGGTAAATGCAATTGGGGACACTGACATGAGGAAGATCAAAGAGGATGTGACCGAGGTGAGAACGCCAATTAAAATGATTTGGGAAGAAATGGTAAATAGAGAGATGATAATCTCTAAAGAAAGGAATAGAGGAGTGAGGGACTACTGCGAGTTCCATGCTGAAGAGGGCCACGAGATCCAAGAATGTGACGAGTTTAAGGCCTTGGTACAAAGCCTTATGGATAAGAAAGAGCTGGAATTTTATGAAGCTGGCTTAGATGAGGGACGTATATGCACATTAAAAGGTGGACCGAAGAATCAAAATCGGCCAAGGATCATTATTTCTTTACCAAGAAATAATGAAGTTGAAATACCAATGGTACCGAGAGTCATTATTCATAAACCTGTttcctttccttacaaggataacAAGAGAGTACCTTGGAATTATAACTGCAATGTGACAATGCCGAAGAATGAGGATATAGCTAGTGCCTCTAAGGAAGTTCAAAATGAGGGTTCTTATACACATagtgggaagcgttatgatgCAGAAGCCATCAGAGTTAAGCCcgcaaaagaaaaagtttttgaCAAAGGAAAGGGGACTAAAATACTGGTTAATGAGCCGGTGAAGGAAGAAGAAGCCAgagaatttctaaaattcttgaAACACAGTGAGCACAGCATAGTTGAGCAATTGCGGAAACAACCAGCTCGTATATCAGTACTAGCTTTGCTTCTGAGTTCAGAGGTACATCGTCAGGCGTTAATGATGGTGCTCAACGAGACTTATGTTACTAATGATATATCCGTCAACAAGTTGGATCGATTGGTTAGTAACATAAGTGAtgacaatttcatttatttcaaagatgatgaaattccactTGGAGGCATGGGATCAGCTAAGGCTTTGCACATTACCACTCGTTGCAAAGGATATACATTGCCGAGTGTGCTTATTGATAATGGGTCAGCCTTAAATGTCATGCCGTTATCCACATTGA tgagagcatttgatggcacggagAGAAAGGTCATGGAAAGAATTGATATTCCTTTGATGATTGGGCCAAACACATGTGAGGTGGACTTTTTAGTGATGGACATCAAGCCCTCTTACAATTACctgttggggaggccttggatacaTTCGGCAGGAGCGGTGCCCTCATCTCTGCACCAGAAATTGAAGTTAGTAGCTGATGGACGGTTGGTCACCATAAATGcggaggaggacattatagcAACAGTTACCAGTGACGCGCCCTATGTAGAAGCAAATGAGGAGGCCATTGAATGCTCTTTCCATTCATTAGAATTCGTCAATGCAACATTCGTCTCAGAGGGGAATGAGGTGCCAGTTCCCAGGATATCCAAAACCACAAGAATAGGTTTACAGATGACAGTGGGGAAAGGAGTCTTTCCAGGAAAAAGATTGGGAAGATAA